The genomic region CCATGAGTGAGGCACAACGCAAACGGAGGGCTGGAGCCGGAACCTATTAACCATCTCGCCAATCACCACCAAGTTACTCCCACCCCCACCCCTCCCCTAAGGTGCGTGTTGCAAACACAGGCTTTATTTCATTCGACCCAACGGTCACCCAACTGTTTACTAACTGATAAAATTTACCGCTAACTCGCTGATAGTTTGACACTTAAACCGCAAACTCAAAAGCGCCCGGTTCGGCTGATTGCCGAGTGCTGACTGCTGAGTGCTTCTTGTCAAAGATCGATTTCCCGCGCCGCCTGGGCGGCCGGGCTTTTGCCAACTACCAAATACTAAGTACTAACTACCGTCTTCGCAGTATATCGTAATTTGTTCGCCTTTGCAAGTTAAGAGTTATTTAGCGTGGGGCTGATTCGCTGACGCCAGGAAATTACCGCCGGGGCTTTTTACCCTGCTTGGCCAGTTCCTTCCTGCGCTCTTCAGCCTGAATGAACACATCGTCCGGGTCGCGGAGTTCCTTGTCCCGCGCGTCTCGAATTTTGCCAAACCGGTTCACGTCGTCGGTTTCCCTGGCGTGGATCGTGTCCAGCGCCTCTTCGTTGATTTCAGCCTGCAACTCTTGCGCGAATGCCTGGTGCAGTTTGCTGAATTTGGGCCGGGTAACGCCGCTTTCCTGTAACTCGCGGCAGAGGGCCACGATTCGCGCAAAAGAAAGGTTCAATCGGTACAGGATGCGATAAATCCGGGCCTTTTGTGTGACATCAAGGTCAGCCATTGCGCCTCCTTGCACGTCTCGAAAGTGCCGTCCCTGGCAAGAAAGATGCGGGCTTCAGCCCCTGGAAACCGCAACTACATTTTCACGCGGTCACGGCACTAGTGTCGTCCATTTGATCTGATTAACAAATGACCGATAGATCATATTGTTGGGCGATTTGGCAGACGAGTTCGGCAAGTCCGAAAGGCCAAGGGCCTCAACCAAACCGTTTACGCTGAGAAAGTAGGGACTGACCAGGCAACCGTTTCCCGGATTGAGAATGGCAAACAAGAACCGTGCTTGCGGTTCATTGAACTGCTGGCCATGGGCCTGAAGACGCCCCTCGGAGAACTGTTTAGAGACTTATGACATGCTATGGAGTC from Terriglobia bacterium harbors:
- a CDS encoding helix-turn-helix domain-containing protein, whose protein sequence is MDHIVGRFGRRVRQVRKAKGLNQTVYAEKVGTDQATVSRIENGKQEPCLRFIELLAMGLKTPLGELFRDL